The Osmia bicornis bicornis chromosome 12, iOsmBic2.1, whole genome shotgun sequence genome contains the following window.
GGAGGCTTAGTCCTCCATGTCCCCGAGAGAAATGCATTCAGAGCAACGTAACAGGCTGCGGTTTCGGATTAAACCGTTGAATAAATATCCGGTGCCGCATCGATCAGCGATGTCGTGATTGTCCGTGTTGCTAACAGTGATCGATAGGATTATTAACAGCGTCCTTCTAATCACACAGGACTGCCATGAAAATGATCAAAGCGTCCCTTTGTGTCTCATATTTTCTCCGTATAAAACGACGAGGCTTCGATTGATCTCCGCTTACGAAAGATCTTTAATCCGTTCGAGATCAGGTTCTGATagatgatttttttttcttccacaGGGTGTACAAGAAGTCGTCGCCAAACAACAAACTGACGCTTTATTTGGCGAGCAGGGATTTGATAGTGAGCGAGTCGAGGATCGACAAACTGCAGGGCGTGCTGTTGGTTGACCCTGACTACTTGCAAGACAAAAGGGTGAGTTAACGCTTCGCCGCCGCAGTAGTAACAGCCACGTATAGTCAGCCATAAGCAGTCTTTTTAAACCATTAACTgctacatttttatttttgatatttttatttaacattttatttaatataatcctATTGCAAGtgataaaaaaagatatacaTATTGAAATCCCTATTTGGGGATCGCGGAAGCAAATGGATTTATTTCgaattgttatttattgtaATTCGCGCAAAGTCGGTCAAAGTAATTTCGTTTTCCTGCTGAACTTTTCAAATACCTTCACTTCTTCTCAAGAATTATTGCAAGAAAAGCTGCCGAGTCCaaagaatattttcataaagTCGCCGGTGTCTCGTTAGATCTTTCAGAGGAAGTTAAAGCGTTCTACGGTTACCTTCTGCAGCTGCGCGTCAAAAGAATAACAGCTTCCACGATAAAACTTTCAAGCTTTTTTTCGTATTTTCACGTCCGCAAGAACTCGGGGaatgtttttgttttttttttaaacgttgACACACTTTCGAAAGCAATTTAATTCAACAAACCAATCTAATTCAACGAGGCATCGTCGATTATTCGAATCATCCTGAATTTTCTCGATTTCCAAATCAGTAAATTCGAAGAAAAAAGCTTCTTCGTGTATCTGACAAGGTCGTTACGTAAAAATATTCTCCGTCAAATCGAAAAATTATACCATCCGGAAACTTGACTAAGGGACTGTCAATTGGCTCGATGGATTCCATTATCGATGCATCGAATAATTGGCCGGAAGGTATAATGAATGCGGAGAATCGAGATAATATCCATGAAACGCTAACGAACCCGGACGTAATTATTTGCTTTCCTATTTACTAATTAGCCGTCGCGTTGAATGTTTCAGGTGTACGGGCAAATCACGTTGACTTTTCGATACGGTCGAGAGGATGAAGAGGTAATGGGACTGAAATTCTGCAACGAGGCTGTTATGTGCCTAGCTCAATTGTATCCACCGTTTTCTGGCTCTGATCACCAGGATACCACACCTTTGCAGGTCTGTATACCTAATCAACCCTTTGACTGTGCCTTTGCTCGTTGTACCACCGAGAAACTACGCTTCGAATGAACGGTTTAACCTTCAAACACCAGGTTAATCGTGACCcagttcattaaaattttatatcaaaAAATTTACGAGTTACATGCTCGAGgaagaaatctgaaatttgTCAATTTAAGAAACGTATGCTTGCTTTTACGCTTGTTCGgatgattttttcttctttttctccttcatTCTTGCCTTTCGTTCACAAGGAAGGTTTAATCGACCGCGAAACCGGAAGAAGCACTCAGACAAACAGGCGTTTTTCTGTGAAACTAGGGAGAAATTTTATAGCGTTCTTCTGTATCCATGAGAGAAATCAACCCTTTGCCTCGGTAATATTTTAGTTTCAACCACACGCTTCGTAATTCATCGAATCCATAGTCGATTTTCGATGCAAACAACGGGAAGGTTAATATTTGCATAGACGTACGAAATTAACCGAGCTGGTATCAATTTCATTTCCGCAGAGAAGGTATAACATGCGATCGGCTCGTTACAGCGGTCAGCTAACCGTGTAAGGTTCGAACGAACAAGGCGTTAAGGGATCTGATAGATCGTTGATCCGTTCGGAAATGAGGCATTAAGCTTATGAAATACGGGACGCGTGTTATATAGGTCGTAAGCCTCGTAACTGATACGCGCCGCGTCACCGAACAACCTGCATCGAACCGTTCCGATAGCAACACCCTCATCTCTCTCTTCCTTCTCCTGCAACATTTTACATTAACTGCTTCTAAAAGCCTCCATCAAACCTCTAACATACACCTACGagtataatttttatcttattATCCTGCGATGTAAAAGAGATGAAACGTAAAAAGATCAACCCTTTgttctttaaccctttcgctagcAAATGTGATTATAGTCGTTCGACGAAACGATTTTCATTTCCTGCAAGTTGTTTATTCccttaatttatttcttttaatcttGGATTTACCACTTCGATTGCCTTCAGAAGGTTTAATTACCAAACGCCTTGATTCTTGCGTGAAAGAACGGCCGTGATTCGTTTATCGAGAAAGCAAAGCTCATTACTGGGATTCGAAGGGATTGTTCCGCAACCACCGAACGCGATCAATTGCGGAAAGGATCGTAATTTCGCAGATAAATCGTCGGGATACTGTCCAACCGTCTACGGTAAGCATTAAGAACACGGTAATCTCGGTGTGTACGAAACGGGAACGTGAGTAATTGAAATGGATGGAAGTTAGAATCTGGCGAGAGTACTTCTATGAACGTTCGTTTCGCGAGGAGAATGGAAAAGGAGCCACGGGGGTGGTTGCGAGGTAAAAAGCCTTCAGGAATTGCGACGAAACGTAACCAAGGTGTCCGAACAACgtagagaaagaaagaaacgaccCTCCACGGGCAAACAACTCGTAAACTCCGACGATCCTCTGGCAACAGGAACAATTCAGGAAATATGAATGGAATTTCGAGCGGGGAAAACTTAATTCCGTCGTTGAGACGAATGAAAATCGATCGAGACGACTAAGAATCCTGGATGTTATTCAATAGAAGGCGAAACATTGCAATAAGACCTGGTCGCAACGGTTCTCTCGTCTGGACGAGATGGAAATAAAGGTTACGCAACGATAACAAGATACTCCTTGGCTAGCTATTTTTTCCCCTCGAATTCTTCGGCTTCTAAAATCATCTTGGAACACTTGTCGTTTCCTCTAGCTTCGCTCATCGTTGCGCGAATTTACGTAACGACCAGAGAATGTGTCTCTTTAAATTTAACAGAGCAAGGAAAAGACTCGTTGGTGGAACGTTTCGGTAATTGAAACGGAGAACGGCGCAGACATCGACTCGAAAATTGCGAAGGATAACAACTTGGCGGAATGATAATCGTCGGGTAAGAAGTAGTTGCTTTATCGTTGGAAAGATAATCTTATGAAACGACGTTGTTCAATATTTGTCTCGGAACGTCGAGTCTTATTGATCGTATCGACTTGTTTATACTACTGGGAGTTATACTGAAATTTATCTGATCGTTTTGAATTCATAAAACGATCCTGTTTGAAGTGACACAGTTGTAGAATAATTGATCCTTAAGAGTAATGTTTTTCGAGGAATTACTTAACCCTTTATGTACTTCAGAAAGAGAAAAGTCCAAGTGCAAGTAATGAAGTACGAATAAGCAAGGTTCGTCAATCAAGATCCTGCAGGAATTGGCTGATGGTTACACCTGGATACCCTTGACACTGACCCTGACCTGCAGTCAGGTCGCCCAGTGCAACCTGGAAATTATTTATCAGTCTTCTCCCTTTTCCTGGATATTTCACGCCACCTACGACGGCTACGCGATAGATTATTCATTTCATCGATGAATTGCAATCGATATAGGATAATCTTTACCCAAGAATTCTTCCATATTCCCACGTTTTTCATTATGTATCGAGTTTACAAGTTCTCACTTAAAACTCTTCGAAATTCAAAGacttgttaattaaataatcattaaaataagaaagtcTATTAACAAACTCATCTGCATCCAGAGTGAAAAATCACGGTAAAAGGAACTCCTGATTCGATGTTACCTCGTCGATGGGGTATCTCTTCACCTGTTCTACTTTTATTTCCGTGATGAGTTGCTTTCCATGAAATGGAGAGGAGAAAATATAAGGTGTTAGAAAATGAATTCAAGGCTTTAAAAAATGAGGATCTAGAGcgactttgaaatattccaaCGAGAATTCTTTAACGTCCAATATGCAAATGATTATTGACGTAAAAATTAAGATTTCCGTTGTAACTTATCtaccttttttcttctcaaaTACTCTGTATACGCGAGAACTCGTATTCTCGTCGCAGATATTCGATAGCCATCGATGGACGCGAAATTCTTCCAATAGAAACGTCATATCTCGCGAGGCAAACTGGAGAAAAGCAATTCCGTCGCGATATGACATGATTTTCATCCTGTTTTCCCTATCGTCTTTTATACTGCCACGTGGAGAATTTTTTAACCATCAGCAAGTCCGTTCTATCCGATGCGTTAACAAACCTATCGACTGAGCATTAATTGGTAACCAAAGATGATTCGTTTTTCTTCTAAAAGGATTTCGAATCGCGCAGCGTGACGCAAACAGGTTCGATCCTGTGCACCGAATGACCCTGGCCTCTATATCCTGAACGCAGCATCTCCCTGTGGCAAATGTTGCCTGAATATGCTATCTAATTTTACGAAGAAAGGATTTAAATGGAAGAGAATAAAACGAACGCTTCCTCGAGGAGGAAGGATAAAGAGATTCTTATTTCGACAAATAGAACTTCGAAACGGAGACTTCCGGGGAAGGTTTCGTCTTTCTCTTTGAATAGCTCCTTTAATGCGTCGTCAAATAATCATTTTCTGCCATTTCTTCGAACGCTgttattctaaaaataaaaatttcaatattccaTCCTCGCAGGGATCGTTGTATGTGTTTCAGGACTCTCAGGGAATAAAAATCACCCTTGAATCTTACATAAACATGAAAGAGCGCAAGTTTTTCTCTTCGACACCTTTTCCCATACTTTGAATCGCATTCCTAATCGATCAACCGTGTCGAAGATAAAAGTCGAACACGCCTCTTGAATTCGAGATTCTTCGAAACCTTTCCATGTTTGATACGAGACAGAAGAAACGAGTTAACGATGACCGGAACTTTGGGATTCCTAAGCTGGCGCGAAACTCGCCCACTCACGAGATATCAGAACGTATCGTTGAAAGTTTCGTCGCGGAAACTTTCTCCGATACTTTGCCCGCCATTTAGCGTCCGATCCGATGTTTGTCTTAAACAACCGTAAAATGTCCGTTCGCAGTCCCCTGAAAAAGTTTGCCCAACTTCGCGTTTACGCTGTCCTAACATTGTATTTCGAAACGGAAACGATGAAAGCTTTTAAACGAAGTGCTAGGTCCACTGGAATGTTGTATACGTTTTGGAGCGAGCGAAGTTTTCCGGTTttaaaagaattgaaattcaGGAAAAATATTTGCCATATACGGCAATCGTGTATGTTGGTTTGTAACGATCAATAGCGATCGGATGGCGAAAGAAAGGTGAAAAATCCAATAAACGAAGAACGGCATCTTCTCCCGAACGACCCTTCAACGTCTCCTCCTCGTCCCTTTCTCATCTTTTTATGCCATCAAAGGCAACGTGTTCGGGTCGTAAAGGTATCGAGTATAAATCTTACGCATCGTTGGTCGCGCCTATCTTCAAAGAATATTTCTTAATAGAAAAAGATCTCCTGCACCTGCACGAATAAATCCCTTTGAAACGCACCGTTCGCCTTcgcgttttcttttcttctttttcatttttattttcgtcgGCTAGTTTCCAAGGATTAAACAGCAACGCGAGCGTCCAATTTCCACGATATTCGCGGTTCTTTTCGAGCTCTTCTAGGACTCGCTGAAAACCGCGCGAAAGGATTTTCTCGGCGAATTTATTAGAGCGGAACTGAAAATTCTCCACTTGCGAAATATCAAGATTTTCCACTACCCATTCCGAACACTTACACGCAAGGTGTTGATAAAATGAACAAGGCGTATGAATATTTtccataaattaaatttaatctctTTCTACAATGTTGATTTACCAGAAGGTAGAACATTACAACAGAACGTTTCTAACAAACGTGTCACAGGAAAAACATCGATACGAAACTACAACTCAATGTTCTGTTTACCACTAGAATGAATAGAGCTTTTCACGCAGTAGTATCTATTGAACATTTTTCACCGCGTTACGATTCTGTTCAACTAAACTGACGTATACACGCGGATGTACAACAATGCGGTATCTCGACAATGCTTGACACTTAGCTGCGCGATAAGCCTGGACAAGCATCCTTTTGCAATACAAAAGCGACACGTGACAGAGGGAATAATTCATAACGTGATTTGTAGCCAGGGAAGAAGGCAACGCTTCGACCAATCTTCGATTTTCTCTCGTAACGTGTTTCCATTTTATCTTCAATTAAATTACGGTTGTACAATATTTTCTCCATCATTTCGTTGGATATTATTGTTGGACACACCAGTTGCTATGCTGCTAATTGGAAATTGATAATATCGGGGAACGCAATCGTTCAATGGCGATGAACGAAAAGCCAATTGTATCGATTAGGCAAATCTGTAGgcgaaatttatattttccctCCTTCCCCCCGCCATAATTATCTTAGATGGCAGTGTATACACCTGCTAATGACTGTTGAGCAGTTCGAACGAGAGCGAGTATTCAGTATTGCGAGTTAGGTCGTCGGGAATAAACAAATATAGACACTGACTACGGATTTCTTTCCTCGACCACGCCTAAACGGCCTCCTATCATAATTATATACTTTTCCTCCCAATTCTCCCTACAAATCTCTATATCCATAATGGAGATGGTATGCAAAATCACTAACGATGATTTATCACAGTGATTTTCTTATCTTGAATGATTGCTTTCCTTGATTTAactatttttgtataaaatgcTTCAATATAGCTTGTATAGAAATATCTGAGCATAATGCGTAAAGAACGTTCAATTAATCATAAGTTTTGGCTAGTCAATGTTAATTACGGTTTTTACTTTCGACCAATCAGAAGCGAGCATGAAAAATCACGAATCACTGTGAAAAATGATCGTGATTAGGAACGAAAGTGATCGAATCACTCGTGATTCACAAGTAACAGTTCTAGCCATCACTAATCCATAAGCCTTATGGTTTCTCGCATCCATGCAGAAATTACACGTCCAATCCTATGGATCTAAAGATCATTTCATGCCCATTTAGAGACACCGGCTTACGCAAAAGCAGTGCGGTTGATTGAGTTATTACAGATTGACAGATCGACTCAGGGAAATTTGTACCTGTTGACCGATCGATAGAGGATTTACAGACAAATTAGCGAGCAAGATTACACCTATCAACACTGAATGTTAATTAACAGAGATTTCGATGTACGTGTCGCGCTATATCGAGCGACCAAATCAAACTAAGTAGTCGAGGTTTCCATTTGATACGACAATTTCACGAAACGTTCAAGGGTTTCTCAGATTTCTCCTCGTCCTCGAATAGGGTTCTTTTGTCTTCCGAGAATAAAAAGAGGAAATGATCGAAAAGGAGCCGCTTCGATTCGAGCACCCTTGTTTCTCCTCTCCCTCGATTTCTTCGTGAATTCTTATAATAAGGTAAATTCCCTCGAGTGGAGCACCCcgatttttattatcattaccggtataaaaatattaatcgaGTCACGTCTGTGAACTTCTGaataatgttttaataaaacactCTGTTCTGCCTGTTCAGGAGGCGTTAGTGAAGAGATTGGGTTCGAACGCTCACGCGTTCACCATGGAAATCACGTCTTTAGCACCCCCATCGGTGCAATTGGTGCCGGCGAAGGAATACAATGGGGCACCTATAGGTACCAGCTACGACGTCAGAGCTTACGTGGGTGAGTAAGTGGAATCGATGCTAATTTACACAGAATTTCTTAGTCGAAGGTGAATCACTCGGTTGGTAACCATTCAAATTTAATCTTACACTGTATTTTCAATGTTTCAAATAGCTTCGTTTGATAATTAGAATACCTAGGATCGCTTTAAATTTCAAGAACCTTTCTCCACCGATATTCGTCTCGCATAGAAATTCTGTACATAACTACAGTCAGCTATTGAACTTCGTTATTGTACACGACACGTGAAAATTTAGCCGAACGAGCAGACGAGAAATTGCATCGGAAAACGACCGTCAGAATGGGTATCCGTGTAATACAACGAACCTCGAAACCACCGTTACCAGATACTGGGGTCTACAGTGTTCCAGTATCCAGCAGCCCGTTCCTTGCTTCTAGAAGTCAAGCTTGCAAAACGAGAGTCACGTTCGCTGAGAACGAGATCGCGGAAGACGAAGGTAAGCTCTTTTTTCCGAAGTTATCCTTAGAATGGAGATTCGAAGTTTTCCGAGGAGCATAAAAATTTGTCAAAGAAAATACGAAAACATCCAACCAGCTGGATCAACGAAGAAGCATTTTAgactattttaaaattcattcatACTCCTCGTCGCTTATGTTCCAAATCCAATTTTAACCCAGAAAACAGATCTCGACCGGGTCGTAAGTCCTTGCAACTACTCCAGGACACCCTACAGATTGTTGCAATTTATCGAACGTCTGATTTTCAGAGAATACAGCACCGCACGCTGCAGTGGAAAAACCTTTTCTATTGAGCGACGGTCGCGTGGGTTTGGAAGCCAAACTGGACCGTGCGATTTATGCCCACGGAGATTCAATCGCAGTTCACGTCAACGTCAATAACAACAGCAGTAAATCCGTGAGAAGGATCAAGGTGGGTTCTATCTTTTATCGCGAAACCAATCCCATGGGCGCACTATATTGCTTTCCAAAGTTGAACGATAAAACGTTATGCGACAAGTTGAACTGTGTAAATCTAATATTTGACGGTACGGGTGTAATTGTTAAAAGTAAAGGACAGGGAGTTGCGATTAAACAGCCGAGATACTCTAATCAGCGAACACGTCTAAGCAATTCGTTCGGAGCACCAGCACCCACGATCTCGTAGGGTATTAAAGCCGCGCGAAATTTAATTCTCCGTACATGCTCGTGTAATCCAGCTACGTATCATGCTTAAAGGAGAATCGGAAACGTTACGGCTCTATCTTGACTTAACTATCGCGTTTCTCAATCTTTCGCGAAGAAACTTCGTGAGAAGTTGAGATTACTCTTGTGATTTTATAAAAGGATAATAGATGTAATTAATCGAACTCTCCTCGCAGATCAGTTTTCCACTTCGTTTGTTACACCGTACGTTGTCGACAAACGCGTCTCGAAAATTCGATGAAACGAAACTAATCCTCGAGTTTAGGTGGCTTAAAGTTACGGCCACAACTAAAACAAAGTGTAAACTTTTGTGTGCAGAGGACGAGTTCGAAATCCTCGATACGGCTAATTGAATCGCACCGTTTCCCTAGAAGTTGCTCGGTACACGGTGAAGCTGATTAGACCCCCGATTGTTTCGCAGGTGTTCATCGTGCAACACGTGGACGTGTGCATGTTCAGCAACGGGAAGTTCAAGAACGTGGTGGCTTTGTTGTCGTCGCGAGAAGGCTGCCCGATAGGTCCTGGCTCGTCGTTGCAGAAAAGCTACACCCTCAGACCAATAAGAGGTTCGACGAAAAATTGGATCGCTTTGGAGGACAGCTACATGAAAGCAGGAGCTACATTAGCATCGACTGTCGTTTGCCCTGGAAATGGTCCAGAAGACAGAAACGTCTTCGCGATATACGTTTCGTATTACGTAAAGGTAATCATTTTCAGGGAAGGTGGACAAAAACGACGTGCAATCAGGGACAGACTATCCGGATCGCTTGAAATTCCCGATAAAAacgtgaaatttaaatttgaatgtATACCTAGCAATCCAGTCCCTCTCTTCTTGGCCGAGAATAACTCAGAAGGGGAGCATACGACCTTTAGAACAACGATCCGGTTCAAACTTAGCACGATTATAGGGAAGCCCAAAAGTAATAACTTTGCGCGTCTCTCCATAATAAAGGGGAAATTCATGTTTATAGGGCTATAGTCTACAACTGtgatataaaaattatcatttttttcaacTCTACATGATAAAGTAATCAATCTTCATCACGCTCTCCCTTTCACAGGTGAAGCTGTTGATCTCAGGAATGGGTGGCGAGGTGTCCCTTAAATTACCGTTCACGTTGATGCACAGCAACACAGACTCGGAGTTAGTAGGATTTCCATCTCCGATCAGAGATCCAGGAAAGCTATCAGCAAATTATGGAAGAACCTGTGAGGAAATCACCGACAATCTAGAGAAACCGGAAGATAACGGGCACAAGTACAAGGGTAGCAAACTGGAGCCAATTAAGGAGAAACTGAAAGAATCGAGGGACATCGACGTGGATCTAATAGAACACTGCGAAGAAGGTGACAGCACCTGAGGGCAGGCGCAAGCGACCGAAACATCATCGACAAAGAACAATGAAGTAAAAAACGTGAAGAACACGAATCACAAAAACTGCAAATTGGGCTTTGATATACAAAGAGCTTGGTGTTGCTTTAGGAGAGCTTCTTAGTAACGGGGGAAGATACAGAACGCATAGAAAAATACCTATggtgttttctttttatcgtgAAAGAATAAGAAGTCGAGATGTTTAATAACTGGTGcaatagagaaagagaagagaacaTTGGTGGAAACGTATGacttttaaaacaaaatttgtaattcttatttaattatttacaaaacgtttattcttaacattttgccacaGAGTCATCAGTGACTGGCACCTCAAATTTAATACTTAACTTATATCTTTAATGAGTATTACTTTACTGTAGTAGTCAATATGTTACTGAACTGAATCAAGCATGTTTCTCTGGAAAAATTGGTTTACAATTAACTTCAGTAATTGCAAATACAGCTACAATTTCTGCAGTTCCTATTCACCCTATTTCTAAGATGAAAGTCATACTGCCCTTCTAACTATTTGCAGAGCAAACTCATATTTCATGACATAATGTAAAACTTATCCCATCCACATGCTTAAAATCAATCATAAACATTAAACAAGATTGAACATTtcaaaatctatttttttagCTGAAAAATGTCTATTATTATCAAACCTGATTCTTacttattttgaaataaatgtatcaagtaattaaatacataaaaatgtTATACCTTTTAGGATAAGTTAATGGAGCAGGTGTCTTTGATGGTAATCAATGCCTAAACTGTGTACTTACTTCATTGTATATGCATGCTCATGCATACAGGTGTAAAACTGTACAGACTATATCTTTATCATTGTAAATAGAATATGACTGTATTAGGGTATGTGTGAAACTCTAGCCTAATGCTATgtaacttctaaataatttacaactaaataaaatttttgtgtAAAATCTTGCTGTAAAACATATTTTGTCCTTATGAATAATATGAGAATATCAAGTATATTAAATCCAAATGTACTCACAATGCCATTGTGATTTCGCATAACCTCTAACAATGGTTTTGCTAACATTATTCGTGTCATCGTGAACTtgaattaaaatgtatttaaatcTTCCATGTCCTTCGATATCCACATCAGGCACTTTGTCTAACAATTGCGACATCCTACCCAATCGTCTACTATCCGAAAATGCTGCGAAAAAAACATAACTTTTAATACCACATAACCTCCTTTCAAATCTTTTTGGCAATAACTAATCTTTTTTTATCAATAAGATATCACATGGGGTCGGTTAAGGACCGGTATTTTCTATAAATACCTTGGAAAAATATATGTCGGCTTTTCAACGCTTTGATTCCAAAATTCCTGAATCTTATAGCCATGTATAtacagtgactacagatacaaAAGAATACATCTTTTTGATCTCGAAGAGTAATCCTTCTAGGGATCCCAGGCACCCCCCAGTGTGTTTTACGGGACTCTGTATACGGACCTGATATCATATCGGGGTGTTTGGGACCCCGGCGACTCTACATACCGACATATCATTCCGGGGTATTCAGGACCCCGACGCATCGGTAGCGCTATCTGCATACCGACATcatatcatcttggggtgttagggaccccgaagcataGGTAATTTTCTTTACATACCGACATTATGCCATCCGGGGGTCTCAGGAACCACGGTGACTTTCTGCGCACCGCATTAATATCATGTGGGGTATCGAGGACCCCGGCGACTCTCATTGCGCACCAACAAAATATCATATTGGGGTATCGAGGAGCCCAGCGACATTGCGCACTGACCGAAATaatcttggggtgtcagggaccccggcGACTTTCTTTGCGTACCGACAaaatatcatcttggggtatCGAGGACCCCGACGATTCTGCGGACTGGTCAAAATCATTTTGGGGTGCCAGGGACCCCGGGACGCACCACACACCAACTTGATATTATCTTGGGGTTTCAGGGACCCCGGCGACTCTCTTTGCGCACTAACAAAATATCATATTGGGGTATCGAGGACCCCAGCGACTCTGCGCACTGACCGAAATaatcttggggtgtcagggaccccggcGACTTTCTTTGCGTACCGACAaaatatcatcttggggtatCGAGGACCCCGACGATTCTGCGGACTGGTCAAAATCATTTTGGGGTGCCAGGGACCCCGGGACGCACCACACACCAACTTGATATTATCTTGGGGTTTCAGGGACCCCGGCGACTCTCTTTGCGCACTAACAAAATATCATATTGGGGTATCAAGGACCCCGGTAGCTCATCGCACACCAACCAAATAACATCTTGGGATATCGGGGACCCCGGTAACTCATTGCACACCAACCAAATAACATCTTGGGGTATCGGGAACCCCGGCTACTCACTACGCACCAACCTAATATTATCTTGGGATTTCAGGGACCCCGGCGACTCTCATTGCGCACCAACAAAATGTCATCTTGGGGTATCGGGGACCCCGGCAACTCACCGCGCACCAACTAAATAACATCTTGGGGTATCGGGGACCCCGACGAATCATTCCGTGTACCAACTTATCATCTTGGGGCGTCAAGGACCCCGCCGACTTTTTCTGCGCACCGATGTAATATTTTACTGTACTATCATTGTAAGCATACAATATCTCAGCGTCACTCACAGACATGTTTTCGCGTTATTAAAAGATgaatttgctgtatttatcttcgtagcttattgaataaactcgTTAGGAACATGAACATGTTAATTCTATTACATCTGTGTGCCTCgcctattattttatccttttatttattattttactccTATTTTCGGGCCTCGCGTGGACCATCCTCCCaagtcatttattattttatccctcTTCATGGGCCTTGGCTCAATCTTcccaattatttattatttttttgtcttAAGGGCCTCACGAGTCCCAACCCTTTAtcactgcatcccttacatgtcTGCATCCTTAACATCCCTATATCCCTCATATTACTACATTCCC
Protein-coding sequences here:
- the LOC114873201 gene encoding phosrestin-2-like isoform X2, with product MAEEERHGEPEATGATSDSSEHRVPLYPITVETKGKDNEGIEDEAKDQKVEKKDRIVSENQAQRLQQTQSLPHLQPTDTQLDRKVEITIDNASDSISSQRVYKKSSPNNKLTLYLASRDLIVSESRIDKLQGVLLVDPDYLQDKRVYGQITLTFRYGREDEEVMGLKFCNEAVMCLAQLYPPFSGSDHQDTTPLQEALVKRLGSNAHAFTMEITSLAPPSVQLVPAKEYNGAPIGTSYDVRAYVAERADEKLHRKTTVRMGIRVIQRTSKPPLPDTGVYSVPVSSSPFLASRSQACKTRVTFAENEIAEDEENTAPHAAVEKPFLLSDGRVGLEAKLDRAIYAHGDSIAVHVNVNNNSSKSVRRIKVFIVQHVDVCMFSNGKFKNVVALLSSREGCPIGPGSSLQKSYTLRPIRGSTKNWIALEDSYMKAGATLASTVVCPGNGPEDRNVFAIYVSYYVKVKLLISGMGGEVSLKLPFTLMHSNTDSELVGFPSPIRDPGKLSANYGRTCEEITDNLEKPEDNGHKYKGSKLEPIKEKLKESRDIDVDLIEHCEEGDST
- the LOC114873201 gene encoding phosrestin-2-like isoform X3, whose amino-acid sequence is MSVVTTVETKGKDNEGIEDEAKDQKVEKKDRIVSENQAQRLQQTQSLPHLQPTDTQLDRKVEITIDNASDSISSQRVYKKSSPNNKLTLYLASRDLIVSESRIDKLQGVLLVDPDYLQDKRVYGQITLTFRYGREDEEVMGLKFCNEAVMCLAQLYPPFSGSDHQDTTPLQEALVKRLGSNAHAFTMEITSLAPPSVQLVPAKEYNGAPIGTSYDVRAYVAERADEKLHRKTTVRMGIRVIQRTSKPPLPDTGVYSVPVSSSPFLASRSQACKTRVTFAENEIAEDEENTAPHAAVEKPFLLSDGRVGLEAKLDRAIYAHGDSIAVHVNVNNNSSKSVRRIKVFIVQHVDVCMFSNGKFKNVVALLSSREGCPIGPGSSLQKSYTLRPIRGSTKNWIALEDSYMKAGATLASTVVCPGNGPEDRNVFAIYVSYYVKVKLLISGMGGEVSLKLPFTLMHSNTDSELVGFPSPIRDPGKLSANYGRTCEEITDNLEKPEDNGHKYKGSKLEPIKEKLKESRDIDVDLIEHCEEGDST
- the LOC114873201 gene encoding phosrestin-2-like isoform X1; this translates as MFGAISRNVTDEGLIVLLTTLYTVVRPDHTRMSVVTTVETKGKDNEGIEDEAKDQKVEKKDRIVSENQAQRLQQTQSLPHLQPTDTQLDRKVEITIDNASDSISSQRVYKKSSPNNKLTLYLASRDLIVSESRIDKLQGVLLVDPDYLQDKRVYGQITLTFRYGREDEEVMGLKFCNEAVMCLAQLYPPFSGSDHQDTTPLQEALVKRLGSNAHAFTMEITSLAPPSVQLVPAKEYNGAPIGTSYDVRAYVAERADEKLHRKTTVRMGIRVIQRTSKPPLPDTGVYSVPVSSSPFLASRSQACKTRVTFAENEIAEDEENTAPHAAVEKPFLLSDGRVGLEAKLDRAIYAHGDSIAVHVNVNNNSSKSVRRIKVFIVQHVDVCMFSNGKFKNVVALLSSREGCPIGPGSSLQKSYTLRPIRGSTKNWIALEDSYMKAGATLASTVVCPGNGPEDRNVFAIYVSYYVKVKLLISGMGGEVSLKLPFTLMHSNTDSELVGFPSPIRDPGKLSANYGRTCEEITDNLEKPEDNGHKYKGSKLEPIKEKLKESRDIDVDLIEHCEEGDST
- the LOC114873203 gene encoding sex-regulated protein janus-A-like, translating into MAIRFRNFGIKALKSRHIFFQAFSDSRRLGRMSQLLDKVPDVDIEGHGRFKYILIQVHDDTNNVSKTIVRGYAKSQWHSDIFDETGLQLQSIPGLRAKCLGGGRIEHDPDERILKVYGYSQGFGKADHDVTVGILEKRFPDYTISSSDEGY